The Labilibaculum sp. sequence TGAAATATGACTCATATTTGTACAGAGTAAACTTAACAACTTTGATTCTTCTGGAGAGAGTTTCTCTTGTTGATTATTTAAAGTTATTATTCACAATACTGGATCGAAAATGAGTTTCCCGATAGAGTATTACTTTAGTGTTGGTTCTTTGGTGATACCAAATGAGTATTACAGAAAAATAAAAGTATAAAAAAGGGACTATAAAAGTCCCATTTCCTTTACTCTAAGTAAATCTTCAGGAGTATCTATCCCGATTGATTCATGTTCTGTTATCTCTGTCTGTATCCAATAGCCATTCTCAAGCCAACGCAATTGCTCTAAGGATTCCGATAATTCTAATTTGCTTTGGTCTAATTTAGTAACTTTCATTAAAGCATCAAACCGGTAGGCGTACATTCCTATATGTTTGAAAAAAGTATTTTTTGAAAGCCATTTTTTCTGATCTTCACCGCGTACAAAAGGTACTGCTGACCGACTGAAATATAAGGCGCGGTTATCCTTTGCAGTTACTACCTTAACTTTGTTTGGATCAAAAATCTCAGCAGTATTTGTAATTGCTTTTATTAATGTTGCAATTTCAGTAGCGGGATTTTTGAAGCAGGATTTTAATGAATTAATTTGTTCTGGCTGAATAAAAGGTTCATCACCCTGAATGTTGATCACCACATTGAAATCAAGCTTTAGTATTTTGGTGATAATATTAGCTGCTTCAGCAATCCGATCCGTACCACTTTTATGATCTGAGGAGGTCATAATTACCTTTCCGCCAAAGTTTTTTACAGCTTCTTCAATCCTTATATCATCGGTTGCTACATAAACATGCTCAAGCGCTTGTTGAGCTTGTTCGTATACTTTTTGAATCATTGGTTTGCCACTAATATCGGCCAAAGGTTTACCAGGAAACCTTGTAGATGCATATCTTGCTGGTATAATTCCTAAGAATTTCATTCTTGTTTTATTTTTACTTGTTTTAATTTAATGGCAAAGTAAACAAAAATTCAGAACCTTTTCCTAGTTTGCTATGAGCCATTATTTCTCCTCCATGACCATTCACAATTTTTTTAGCTATAGCTAAACCTAAACCAGTACTACTTTCGTTTGCAGTAGTTTTAGCGCTTGTTTTTCCAAATTCGGTAAATAAATTTTTTAATTCCTGATCAGGAATACCAACACCTTGATCGTTAACTGATATTTCAATATGTGAATTGTTCTTTTTAATAATAACGGAGATTGTAGTGTTTGGATTTGAGTATTTCAAAGCATTGCTTAATAGATTGTGCAGTACTTGCTCAATTTTGTTTTTGTCGATGGAAATTGAGGTAGCAGCCGGTGTTGATGGAAAATTAATTTCAATGTTCTTTTTTTTTGCGAAAATTTTATTGATTTTTATTGCGTTTTCAACTATTTCCTGAATATTTTCATCCTTTTTATCCAATTTAAGTTTACCCATTTCAATTTTTGATATATCCAGCAATTCATTGATTAAGTTTATGGAAAACTGACTGCTGTCTTTTATCAATCTAATGAACTCAATTCTATCTTCATCGGAGAATTCGTGATATGAATCCAAAAGTAGATTGGAAAAGGATTTTATAGCACCAATTGGATTACGAAGGTCGTGTGCAGCGATACCTAGAAATTTCGATTTTTGTTTATTAAGTACACGAAGTGTTTCATTTTGTTCTTCAAGCTTATTTCTGCTATTTTCTAATTCTGTATTGTCATCAACAATTACCAGAATAAATTCCTTGCCATAGTATTGAATGTATCTGGTAGAATACAGGAAATGTTTGGTCACTTTTTTAATATCTGAGTAAAAATCCCGGGATAGTTTTCTTCTGTTTGTAGGTACTCTTTTAGACAAGGTTTTTAAAATATCTCTTCTTAGAATACAATTTTTACAATAAGAAGTTTCGCCGCATAATGCATTCTCTTCAACTGCAAATTTACATCCCAATGCATTACCACATAAATTGCCAAGTATTTTTTCTTCTTGTTTTTGAAAAAGAAGAGAAAAAGATTCATTCATGTTTTCAACACGAGCATTTTTATCAAGAATAAATAGTGCCGATGTGATATTATCGAATAAAATGTTTAAAAATTCATTTGATTCTTTTAAGTTCTCGAGGTTGATTGACATAGTATCTCAGGTTTAAATACTTCATAAATTTCTAGATATTTACGTGAGTTACAGGAAAAGGATACTGAAAATTAACAATCTTTAATGATATTAATTGAGCAGAATTGCCTTCTAATTTTAAAAAGTAGTAATTTTGTCAGGCAGCATGATAAAATTTCATGTTTTTCACTTTAGGAACAATCAAATTAGATTTTTTTGATGGATATACAAACAATAAAACATCGTTTCTCAATTATTGGGAATACATATTCTTTAAACAGATCGCTTGATATTGCTATTCAAGTTGCTCCTACTGATTTATCGGTATTAATAACAGGAGAAAGCGGAACTGGAAAAGAAGTATTTCCTCAAATAATACATCAGTTTAGTTCACGAAAACACGCTCCATATATAGCTGTGAATTGTGGTGCTATTCCGGAAGGAACTATTGATTCGGAATTATTTGGACACGAAAAAGGTGCGTTTACCGGGGCTTTGTCCGATAGGAAAGGCTATTTTGAGGTAGCCAACAAAGGAACCATTTTTTTGGACGAGATTGGTGAACTTCCATTATCAACGCAAGTTCGGTTGTTACGTGTTCTGGAAACAGGAGAGTTTATTAAAGTTGGCTCATCAAAGGTTTTAAAATCAGATGTTAGAGTTGTCGCGGCTACAAATCTTAATATACCCAAAGCTGTAAAAGATGGTAAGTTTAGAGAGGATTTGTACTATCGTTTAAATACAGTCCCTATAAACATGCCGCCTCTGCGAGAAAGGCAAGAAGATATTTATCTTCTTTTCCGAAAATTTGCACAAGATTTTGCTGAAAAATATAGAATGCCGCCTTTGCGGCTTGATACCGGAGCTCAACAGTTATTGAAATCCTATCGTTGGCCTGGGAATATTCGACAATTAAAAAATATTACGGAACAAATTTCCATCATCGAAAAAGAAAGGCAAATTGGTGCTGATATATTAAGGAACTATCTTCCACGAAATGATGAACATATGTTACCAGCGATTTATACTGATACGTCTAAAAAAGATCAGGCCTTTTCTTCAGAAAGGGAAATACTCTACAAGGTTCTTTTTGATATGAAAAAGGACATGACTGATTTGAAAAAACTAGTATTTGAGTTGATGCAAACAAGTGGAGATTCTTCGTCTTTGCAAAAAGATAACGCTTTGCTTATTCGAAAGCTGTATGAAGATCAGGAGATTGACATTCTTCATCATCAATCTTCGGCACAAGCTTCTACTACTATTTCATCTCCTAAAGATTCTGAAATTCAAGACACCGAGGAATTTGTTGAGGAATCTTTATCGCTCGAAGATAAAGAGGTTGAATTGATCAGGAAAGCCCTGGAAAAGCACAACGGAAAACGGAAATATGCTGCGCAGGATTTAGGAATATCTGAGCGGACACTATATCGTAAAATCAAAGAATACGATATCAACTAATATTCACAATTTATTGTTATTTTTATTTCCCAATATATGAATTTAATTAAAGTCTTGTTTTTAAGTTTTTGTGTTGCTTTTATAGTAACAGCATGTAAAGTGTCCTATTCATTTACAGGAGGAACCCTTTCACCTGAGGTGAAAACTTTTTCGGTACAATTTTTTCCCAATAGAGCTCCCCTTGTAAATCCTAATTTGAGCAATCAGTTTACTGAGGCGCTTAAAGAGAAATTTCGTGGGCAAACTACTTTGGATGAAATTGTAGATGGAGAAGGTCATTTGAATTTTGAGGGGGAAATTACCGGATACAGAACTCAGGCTTTGGATGTTACCGCGGATGATATTTCTGCAACCAATCGATTAACTGTTACTGTAAAAGTTCGTTTTACAAACGAAATTGAACCAGATAACGATTTTGATAAGAGCTTTTCGGCCTTTCGGGATTTTGATAGTACCAAGCAGTTGAGCGATGTGGAAGAAGAACTGGTGGTACAGATTTTGGAAGATATTATCGATGATATATATAACGAAGCAGTTGTAAACTGGTAAAAAATGAATCAAAGTTTATTGCAAGATTGGATTAGGAATTCGGCGAAAATGGATCGGAACAGTCATCAGGAATTAAAAATTCTGATTGACAGATATCCTTATTTTCAGACCGCTCATCTACTCCTGCTGAAAAACTTGCATGATAGCCAAAGCATTCGGTTTAAAGAAGAGTTGAGAAATTCAGCTTTGTACATTCCGGACCGTCGTCAGTTATTTTTGTTAATTCAAGATCAAATTAAGATACAATCCCGTTCTGAGAGCAGTGAAATGAAACTCATTACTCCTGAAATATCAGAGCCTGTTATACAAGTTCAAATTGAGGCGCAAGAAGAAAGTTCTGATCTTCTGATTGGTGAAAAGAGATCTGTAATTAAAGCAGAGGAGCCGGATGGATTGTTTCAACTATCAGAGGAGTCGGAGGTGGTAGATTCGGAGGTTTTGCAGGATCAGAAAAATCCTGTAGAATCTGAAAATTTGTTTGCTGCAAATGAGGAAATTTTAGAATTTGATGATTCTGAAAATAAAAAAGAGGAATCTGCAGCAAAAACTGAGAAGCCTCAAATTGAAAAGCAGTTGAGCGACTCAGAATTATTGGTGTCGGCAACTGAGGTTTATCATATTGGTTTTGGAGGCAATTTATATACCTTATCAGATGAACCAAAGATCAGGGAAACTGAATCTGATAAGGATGAAAATCACAGCTTTACTGATTGGATGACAGTTGTTAATAAAAAAGACAGCAAAGAAGTTGGCCCAGATTCTGATAAGGAAAAATCGAAAAAGGGAATTGATCTGATTGATAGTTTTATTCAAAATGAACCAAGAATTAGCAGGAACATTAAAGTTGTTGATAAACAAGAGGATATTTCATTAGGAAGTTTAGAGGATAAAGATGGTTTTATTAGTGAAACTTTGGCATCTATCTATGTGAAGCAGAGGTTGTTCAGTAAGGCCATTGCTGTTTATGACAAATTAGTTTTGAAAAATCCCGAAAAAAACGCTTACTTTGCGAGTCAGATTGAGAGAATAGAAAAATTAAAAAATAGTAAATAGATAAGTATGTATACCTTTGTTTTAGTATTGATCTTTATTGTTTGTGTACTTTTAGTGTTAATCGTATTAGTACAGAACTCTAAAGGAGGTGGATTAGCTTCAAACTTTTCATCCTCAAACCAAATTATGGGAGTTAAGAAAACAACTGATTTCCTTGAGAAAGCAACTTGGGGTTTGGCCGGAAGTTTATTAGTTCTTTGTCTTTTAGCTGCGATGACTATTGATCGTGGTGAAGTAGAAGGTCAGAAATCACAAATTGAGCAGCAATTGCAGGAAACTGAAACTGCTACTGATGTTCCAACTTTCCCTACAGAAGCTCCTTCTACAGAAAAGGATACAGCAAAATAAGAAAATAAAATATCATTGATATAAAAAAATGTCAGTATGTCATATCATACTGACATTTTTTTTGTGTTGTTATCTTTTTGTTTTTCAGTATATTTATTCATTATCAATTGAAATATTGATTAGTCTGTTTCGTATTTGTTATAGAGGTTTTAAAATAGAAACAGAATTGCGGCAATATTGTCAATGAATTTCTTTTGGCATGGATTGTGAAAGAGAATGAGTCATAAATTGTAATTTAAAACTTTAAATATTTTGAAAATGGCAGATTTAAAAGGTAGAATTCTTGCTGGTAAAATTTTGGTTGAAGCTATCAAGGCTGAAGAAAAAACTGCAAGTGGTATCATTATTCCGGATGCTGCAAAAGAAAAGCCAATGCAAGGTAAAGTAGTATTGGTTGGTACTGATAAGAAAGATGAACCAATGGAATTAAAAATCGGAGATACCGTTTTTTATGGCAAATATTCAGGAACAGAGTTGGTAATTGATGGAGATGATTATCTTTTAATGTCTCAGTCAGACGTTTTGTACATTGTATAATTAATTACACAAACTTTCAAAATTAAGTAAGAAATGGCTAAAGAAATAAAATTTAATATAGAAGCCCGCGATCTTTTAAAAAAAGGTGTTGATGAGTTGGCAAATGCAGTAAAAGTAACTTTGGGACCTAAGGGTAGAAATGTTGTGATTGATCGCAAGTTTGGTGCACCTCAGATTACTAAAGATGGTGTTACAGTTGCAAAGGAGATCGAATTGGCTGATCCAGGAGCGAATATGGGTGCTCAGATGGTTAAAGAAGTAGCTTCAAAAACTGGTGATGATGCTGGTGATGGAACTACAACAGCAACTGTGTTGGCGCAATCTATCGTAAATGTTGGATTGAAAAATGTAACAGCCGGTGCGAATCCTATGGATTTAAAACGTGGTATCGATATTGCCGTTGCTGCAGTTGTTGATAACATTAAAGAGCAGGCTCAGGAAGTAGGAGATAACTTCGAGAAAATCAAGCAGGTTGCTAAAATCTCTGCAAATAATGATGAGACTATTGGTGCACTGATTGCTGAAGCAATGGAGAAAGTGAAAAAAGAAGGTGTAATTACTGTTGAAGAAGCAAAAGGAACCGAAACTTACGTGAAAGTGGTTGAAGGAATGCAATTTGACAGAGGATACATCTCTCCGTATTTCATTACTGATCCTGAAAAAATGGAGGCTGATTTAGAGAACCCATATATTTTATTGTATGATAAGAAAATTTCTACAATGAAAGAGTTAATGCCGGTTCTTGAACCAGTTGCTCAATCAGGTCGTCCGTTAATGATTATAGCAGAAGATGTAGAAGGCGAAGCATTGGCCACTTTGGTTGTGAATCGTTTAAGAGGTTCATTAAAAGTTGCTGCTGTTAAGGCTCCCGGTTTTGGTGACAGAAGAAAAGAAATGTTGGAAGATATTGCTATTCTTACAGGTGGGGTTGTTATTTCTGAAGAAAAGGGAATGAAATTGGAGCAGGCAACTTTAGAGATGCTTGGTCAATCGGAAAAAATTACCATTGATAAAGAAAATACAACGATTGTAAATGGAAGTGGAGAAAAAGATGGTATTGTTGCACGTGTTTCTCAAATCAAAACTTTAATCGAGAATTCATCTTCTGATTACGATAAAGAAAAACTTCAGGAAAGATTAGCGAAATTAGCTGGTGGAGTTGCTGTACTTTATGTTGGAGCTGCTTCTGAAGTTGAAATGAAAGAGAAAAAAGATCGTGTTGACGATGCATTGAGTGCTACTCGTGCGGCTGTTGAAGAAGGAATTGTTCCTGGAGGTGGTGTAGCGTATATTCGTGCAATTGCGGCTCTGGAAAACCTTAAAGGCGAGAATGAGGACGAAACAACCGGTATCGAGATCATAAAGCGTGCTATCGAAGAGCCATTGCGTCAGATTGTTGCCAATGCTGGCGGCGAAGGTGCAGTTGTGGTTGATAAGGTGAGAGCTGGTAAAGGGGACTTTGGTTACAATGCACGGATTGGAGAATATCAGAATCTATTTGAAACCGGTGTTATTGATCCTGCTAAAGTATCTCGTGTAGCTCTTGAAAATGCGGCTTCAATAGCTGGTATGTTCTTAACTACAGAATGTGTTTTGATTGAAATAAAGGAAGAAGCTCCTGCTATGCCAATGGGTGGCGGAATGGGCGGAGGAATGCCTGGTATGATGTAATAATTCTTCATCTGGAATATAGAAGGCGGCTGTTTGGCCGCCTTTTTTATTTTCTTTACTTACGTATCAATAAAGGAGGCAATAGAATTTTTTCTTTGATTAGTTGTTTATTTAGCCTTCTGCTCATACTCCTGTAGATTGTACCGGCATCATCCCATTGCGTGCCCGAAGAATAAATTTTACCAACCCAAAAAGGTTGCATACTATTTATATCTATTAAGTAGGCTTGAAATACAGCTTTCGGACTTTCTGATTTTTTAATTTCTCCACACTTACTAATTCTTTCGCTTACCTCATAATAGTAATCTGTTTCATTGATAAGAAGAATCGCTTCAGTATCAGATTTGCGTAAAGTTGAAATAAAATCATTGTAATTAATATCAATATTTATTTTGAATTTGTCTTTTGATGATGTGATTGGAGTTCTTGGATTGGATATTTCATTTCTAAGAACATTCTCCAGAAGTCTTCTGCTATCCATCGATTTCAGATCATTAATATTATCCCTGAAATATTTATCGTAAGTTTCTTCATTTAATGTTTTAACATTTATTTCATTAAAAATCGTAATTACAAATATTTTGTGATATTGTTTCTTTGGTTTTTCAATGTTTTGAAAAGATACATATGAACTTGCACATCCACCTAAAAGAATAGAAATACATACTGTTAGCAGGCTTTTCATGATATATATTTTTGTGTATACTAAATAGAATTCTTTATGTATATGACAGTTTCATGATGGGATACACGTATTCTGAATTGCATTTTTTTTCGCTGTGACTATTTAAATAGTTGCACAACTATAAAAATAGTCATACATTAGCACCATGAAAGAATTAACAAAGGCGGAAGAACAAGTCATGCAATATTTATGGAAGCTGGAAAAAGCTTTTCTTAAAGATATTATTGAGGAATTTCCAAATCCAAGACCGGCATATACAACAATATCAACTGTGGTTCGGGTTTTGGTAAAAAAGGGAATAATCGGTTTTACAACTTATGGGAAAGTAAATCAGTACTATCCATTAATCTCTAAAAGAGCTTACACTCGTGCGTTTATGAAAGGAGTAATGAAGAGTTTCTTTAACGATTCGGTTGGAGGATTTACTTCCTTTTTTACTCGCGAACAGGATTTATCACTTTCGGAATTGGAGGAAATGAGAGCTCTAATTGAGGAACAAATTCATAATAAGAAGAAAAATGGCTGAGTTTGGAATTTATTTGCTGGAATCCAGTATTTGTTTGGCTGGATTTTATTTCATGTACAAATTATTTTTGTCCGGAGATACTTTTGCTGCCAGAAACAGGTACTACCTTCTGTTTGTCACATTTCTTTCGTTGATTATTCCTCTGTTAAGTTTCTCGATACAGACTGAAAATTTTTCTGCAGCAAACAAATTTGTGTGGGAATTTGAGCAGTCATTTCAAACAGAGATTTTGCAATCAAATGAATTGGAGCCAGGAACACCTTTATTTTCTATGATTTCAGTTGTATGGATTTTGTATTTTTTAGGAGTTTCTGTTTCTTTTTTTCGGATTGCTAAACATGTATTTCATCTCTTTAAATTAATAAAAGCCAATGAAATAAGAATTTATAATGGTTTAAAAATTGTATCGGTAAACGAAAATTCTTCGCCGTATTCTTTCTTTGGGTACATATTTTTGAATCAACAAATACTTACCGAATCGGAACAAGAACATGTTCTTTTACACGAATCCATACATGCCAGACAATTTCATTCTCTCGACCTATTGTTTGTTGAGTTAGTGAAAATGGTTTTATGGTTTAATCCTTTCATTTATTTAATAAATCGATCATTGATCGAAATGCATGAATACCTGGCCGATCGGGAATGTTTTAATGAAGGAATTGACAAGGTGTATTATCAAACCTTACTACTAAGAAATGTAGAACGTCAAATGATGTTTGCTTTAACCAGTTCCTTTAATTCATCGTTAACTTTAAAAAGAATTAAAATGATCAAAAAAATAGATACATCTAAATTAGCACATCTTAAAATTATTTTGGTAATCCCAGTGGTTTTAATCAGTTTATTAAGTTTTAGCTTTTCAGAATCAATCCCACGATTGTCAGAGGGGAATTTTGATAATTTTTATCCGCTGGAATTGCTTGCATTTCCATTAAAACCAGGCGATCAAATTTACATTTCTTCCGGTTACGGAGAACGAATTCATCCGATTACCAAAAAGAAAGGATTTCATAATGGAATGGATATTGCCGCGCCAAAAGGAACATCAGTTCTTTCCGTTTCGGATGGGATTGTTACTAAGGTGAACAACCAATTTGTACAAGGAAAAGGATATGGTCGTTTTGTAATTGTAGATCATCAGAATGGGTTTTCCAGTTTGTATTCTCAGATGGATTCCTATTCTGTAAAAGAAGGCCAGAAGATATCAAAAGGAGATCTTGTTGGAACAATTGGAACATCAGGTTTAACAACTGGCCCTCATTTGCATTTTGAGCTTAAAAAGGATGGAAAACTTGTAAATCCGGCAGACTTTTTTGAAAAGGATTTGTCTGCTTATCAGCAATAAAAAAAGGGGATCGAATGATCCCCCTTTTCTATTATCTCTTGTTTTTTTCTATTTTTTCCATAATTATTTCCTGTACAGGCCGGTTCTCAATTTTTGAATCCAGCCACGAAATGATATCCAAATATAAAAATGCTCTTTTCTCGAAAGGATCATTAACCCATTTTTGCAAATCAATTCTCGATTTTTTCAATTCATCCTTCAATTGATCAGGACTTATTGAGCTTAGTTTTCTTAGGAAACGAAGGATGTATTTCTGCACTTCCTGTAAATCTTCCATTTTAGCCAGAAAACGATAGGTCGATCGTATCTGATATTCTAATAGTTCTGTATTTTCCAGTTCGTAGTGGCTAATCAGATTTAAAATTCTGCCAAAACAATGAATATCGCCACGAAGCGTAGTATCCTTTACATCTGAAATTCGATTTAAATATTTAATTGCCTCTTTGTATTGTCCATTGCCGAAATACAAACAAGCAATTTTATAGTAGAAAACCAAGGCGCGGTGATTGTCCATTCCAAATTTATTCTCTTCAAGAAAACTTTCAATTTTTGGAATTAAATGTATCCCTTTATTAAAAGTCCCATCCATAAAATGCCTGTTGATACGATGAGTATACAGAAACATTTGTAAGAGTATGTTTAAATTTGAATTGTGCTGGAATTGTTCTTCATTCTCCAGTTTTCTCAATAAACGCAAGTTCTTTTTAAATGTAGTTACATGATTTGTATAGAAGAGAGCTACCAAAACGTTGTTAAGTCCTTTCAAATACAAATCGGTATGGATGTGAATCATTTCCGGGTTGCTTTGAAAGAGGTCAACCCATTTTTGAGCATATTTGTAGCACATTAAGAAATCCTGAACGATTAAGTAATACCATACGTAGGATTGGTACAGGTACAATTTTTCAAAGAAACTTAAGGAGGGTATATCATAAGGATGCAGATTGGTGTTGAAAAATTCTTTCACCATCAACAAATCTTTCTCGTTTCGCACATATCCTACTTTAAGGTATAAGCCATACAGTCGGATCGACATGTTCGAAAAGAATACAACCCCATCCATAATTTTACTGATTTCGGTTGCTTCGCGTGTAATTTCTTCGGCTCTGTTTTCAATACTTTTAGTAACGTATTGCGATTCTATTAACTTTTCGAATTGTATAATTTCAAATACCAGAATATTTTTCTTGTTTTTTCGAGCCAAGGCTTTTGTTTTGTCTAGTATCCTTAAGCTTTGCTGATACAAGCCTTTATTGTATAAAACTTTTGCATGATCAATCTGTTCACGAATACTGATGCTGATATCATGATTAATCTGCGTTAATCGCAGGCTTGTAAGAAGTTGTTTGTATAAGTGTGCCTTTAAATTAGGAAGCTGAGATTGTTTTATTTCTTTTGCTTTTTTTAAAATGATGGTCTCATTGTAGTCATCCATTTTATCCAAAACATCGAAAAGCTGCAAAAATTTGGTCTCCTTTTCGCTGCTAATTCTATTGGCATATAATTTAAAATTTCGTTTCTCCGATTTCGAAATCGATTTAATTAATTGAAACAGAGGGTCTATTTGTTGTTTAGGCATTGTAAAAGATGTGTAAGTTAACTGTTTGGTAGACAGTGTAATTTTCAATATTCATTTTGCTTGAAC is a genomic window containing:
- the kdsB gene encoding 3-deoxy-manno-octulosonate cytidylyltransferase, yielding MKFLGIIPARYASTRFPGKPLADISGKPMIQKVYEQAQQALEHVYVATDDIRIEEAVKNFGGKVIMTSSDHKSGTDRIAEAANIITKILKLDFNVVINIQGDEPFIQPEQINSLKSCFKNPATEIATLIKAITNTAEIFDPNKVKVVTAKDNRALYFSRSAVPFVRGEDQKKWLSKNTFFKHIGMYAYRFDALMKVTKLDQSKLELSESLEQLRWLENGYWIQTEITEHESIGIDTPEDLLRVKEMGLL
- a CDS encoding HAMP domain-containing sensor histidine kinase — translated: MSINLENLKESNEFLNILFDNITSALFILDKNARVENMNESFSLLFQKQEEKILGNLCGNALGCKFAVEENALCGETSYCKNCILRRDILKTLSKRVPTNRRKLSRDFYSDIKKVTKHFLYSTRYIQYYGKEFILVIVDDNTELENSRNKLEEQNETLRVLNKQKSKFLGIAAHDLRNPIGAIKSFSNLLLDSYHEFSDEDRIEFIRLIKDSSQFSINLINELLDISKIEMGKLKLDKKDENIQEIVENAIKINKIFAKKKNIEINFPSTPAATSISIDKNKIEQVLHNLLSNALKYSNPNTTISVIIKKNNSHIEISVNDQGVGIPDQELKNLFTEFGKTSAKTTANESSTGLGLAIAKKIVNGHGGEIMAHSKLGKGSEFLFTLPLN
- a CDS encoding sigma-54 interaction domain-containing protein, which produces MMDIQTIKHRFSIIGNTYSLNRSLDIAIQVAPTDLSVLITGESGTGKEVFPQIIHQFSSRKHAPYIAVNCGAIPEGTIDSELFGHEKGAFTGALSDRKGYFEVANKGTIFLDEIGELPLSTQVRLLRVLETGEFIKVGSSKVLKSDVRVVAATNLNIPKAVKDGKFREDLYYRLNTVPINMPPLRERQEDIYLLFRKFAQDFAEKYRMPPLRLDTGAQQLLKSYRWPGNIRQLKNITEQISIIEKERQIGADILRNYLPRNDEHMLPAIYTDTSKKDQAFSSEREILYKVLFDMKKDMTDLKKLVFELMQTSGDSSSLQKDNALLIRKLYEDQEIDILHHQSSAQASTTISSPKDSEIQDTEEFVEESLSLEDKEVELIRKALEKHNGKRKYAAQDLGISERTLYRKIKEYDIN
- a CDS encoding LptE family protein translates to MNLIKVLFLSFCVAFIVTACKVSYSFTGGTLSPEVKTFSVQFFPNRAPLVNPNLSNQFTEALKEKFRGQTTLDEIVDGEGHLNFEGEITGYRTQALDVTADDISATNRLTVTVKVRFTNEIEPDNDFDKSFSAFRDFDSTKQLSDVEEELVVQILEDIIDDIYNEAVVNW
- the secG gene encoding preprotein translocase subunit SecG, producing the protein MYTFVLVLIFIVCVLLVLIVLVQNSKGGGLASNFSSSNQIMGVKKTTDFLEKATWGLAGSLLVLCLLAAMTIDRGEVEGQKSQIEQQLQETETATDVPTFPTEAPSTEKDTAK
- the groES gene encoding co-chaperone GroES, which translates into the protein MADLKGRILAGKILVEAIKAEEKTASGIIIPDAAKEKPMQGKVVLVGTDKKDEPMELKIGDTVFYGKYSGTELVIDGDDYLLMSQSDVLYIV
- the groL gene encoding chaperonin GroEL (60 kDa chaperone family; promotes refolding of misfolded polypeptides especially under stressful conditions; forms two stacked rings of heptamers to form a barrel-shaped 14mer; ends can be capped by GroES; misfolded proteins enter the barrel where they are refolded when GroES binds) — translated: MAKEIKFNIEARDLLKKGVDELANAVKVTLGPKGRNVVIDRKFGAPQITKDGVTVAKEIELADPGANMGAQMVKEVASKTGDDAGDGTTTATVLAQSIVNVGLKNVTAGANPMDLKRGIDIAVAAVVDNIKEQAQEVGDNFEKIKQVAKISANNDETIGALIAEAMEKVKKEGVITVEEAKGTETYVKVVEGMQFDRGYISPYFITDPEKMEADLENPYILLYDKKISTMKELMPVLEPVAQSGRPLMIIAEDVEGEALATLVVNRLRGSLKVAAVKAPGFGDRRKEMLEDIAILTGGVVISEEKGMKLEQATLEMLGQSEKITIDKENTTIVNGSGEKDGIVARVSQIKTLIENSSSDYDKEKLQERLAKLAGGVAVLYVGAASEVEMKEKKDRVDDALSATRAAVEEGIVPGGGVAYIRAIAALENLKGENEDETTGIEIIKRAIEEPLRQIVANAGGEGAVVVDKVRAGKGDFGYNARIGEYQNLFETGVIDPAKVSRVALENAASIAGMFLTTECVLIEIKEEAPAMPMGGGMGGGMPGMM
- a CDS encoding BlaI/MecI/CopY family transcriptional regulator: MKELTKAEEQVMQYLWKLEKAFLKDIIEEFPNPRPAYTTISTVVRVLVKKGIIGFTTYGKVNQYYPLISKRAYTRAFMKGVMKSFFNDSVGGFTSFFTREQDLSLSELEEMRALIEEQIHNKKKNG
- a CDS encoding M23/M56 family metallopeptidase, with the protein product MAEFGIYLLESSICLAGFYFMYKLFLSGDTFAARNRYYLLFVTFLSLIIPLLSFSIQTENFSAANKFVWEFEQSFQTEILQSNELEPGTPLFSMISVVWILYFLGVSVSFFRIAKHVFHLFKLIKANEIRIYNGLKIVSVNENSSPYSFFGYIFLNQQILTESEQEHVLLHESIHARQFHSLDLLFVELVKMVLWFNPFIYLINRSLIEMHEYLADRECFNEGIDKVYYQTLLLRNVERQMMFALTSSFNSSLTLKRIKMIKKIDTSKLAHLKIILVIPVVLISLLSFSFSESIPRLSEGNFDNFYPLELLAFPLKPGDQIYISSGYGERIHPITKKKGFHNGMDIAAPKGTSVLSVSDGIVTKVNNQFVQGKGYGRFVIVDHQNGFSSLYSQMDSYSVKEGQKISKGDLVGTIGTSGLTTGPHLHFELKKDGKLVNPADFFEKDLSAYQQ